Genomic window (Asticcacaulis excentricus CB 48):
TTTGGGGGTGCTTGTCTTTTTGGGTCTTGTTACCGCGGCAATCCTATTGCGCAGTTCCCCGGACTGGCATAAGCGCCTGATGCTAGGCGCTACCATACTCGTTATATCGCCGGCCTTTGGACGGGCCCTGCCCATGCCACTGCTCGGGCCCCTGGCCTCCTGGGCAGTGTTCGGCTGCATGGTCTTGTATGTTGCCTTTGGCATGATCCATGACATCCAACAAAGAAGGCGGGTTCATCCAGCCTATCTGGTTTTGATCCTTGTGTTTACGGCGCTCCAACTCGCCATTGGCTTACTTGCCTTCTCACCGCCGGTCCTTGAGGTTACCCAGAGTCTCATGGCGGCTTGATTTGAATGCATTTGGGTCCTGAAACCAGGGTATAAATTGGAAAATTCCAGTTTTAAATGGCGTCGATTTCCGGCGAGCCTGTCAATTTCAAAGGCATGATCGCACCCTTTCAGCGTATCGTGAGTTTGTAGGTGCCCTTGTTTAAAAGAGGTGCGATATTGCCGTCTATTTTTCCAATGCGGGTGAGGCCTGATGAGTACTCATAGGCCGCATAGAAAAACGCCAGATTTCCCCACGGTGCAAAATAACAAAGGTCACCCGGAGCCTCTTGCGCAAAGGGCACATTGCCCGTTGTTGGCAGCCTCTGCGGCAATCTTATGATCTTTTCGTTGTGTGCATAATCTTCGATCGTGAGGCTGAGCGGCAATAATTTCATCAGTGCCCGAGACGTCGGATTATCTATCAGGGTTACGGAGATCATTTGCCCATTAAAGGCGAATACGATTTTGTCAGGCCGCCGCCTATCGGTCGCCAGGGATGACGAAGCAAATGAAGTCGCCCCGGCCAGCGCGGTTAAAAGGGTGCGTCGTTTGATGTCTTCTTTTCTCTTCATCAGTTATCTCAGTCTTCTGAAGGTAATGCGAGGTATTCGGCGTCCGTTACCTTTTCCATCCACGTGACGGGCGTGCCATCGCACGCCTCCTGAATAGCGACGTGGCTCATGGCTGTGGTCGCTGTTGCCCCGTGCCAGTGCCTTTTCCCGCAGGGACAGGATACGACGTCTCCGGCATAGATTTCGACACGAGGGCCACCTTCGCATTGCGTCCAGCCAGCCCCTGTAAGGATCACCAGATTCTGCCCCATGGGATGGGTGTGCCAGGCCGTCCGGGCGCCGGGTTCAAAGGTAACAAGGGCCGCAGAGACATTTGAACCCGACTGAGCCGGGAACAAAGGATCAATGCGCACCTGCCCGGTAAAGTAGTCCGCCGGGCCCGGCTGTGACGGCTGTGAACCGGCTCTGCGTATGACCTGGACAGCGCCGGATGATTTGCTATGTTCTGAGGTCATGAAAAGGGTCCGTATCAGGCGCGCACAGGCGCGCGTTGAACACGCAAAAGGAAGACAACCGGCGAGAGGAGAAGGAAGGCGGCGGCAACCGTAAAGGTCCAGCCATATCCGAGATGGTCATAAATCACCCCCCCGACGGATGCCCCCAGGGTGATGGCAAGTTGAATGACGGCAACCATCAGACCTCCAGCGGGTTCGGCGTCTTTGGGAAAGGCCTGGCTCAGCCACGACCACCACGCGACCGGCAGGATAGTGCTGATTAGCCCCCAGATAATGAGCATTAGGGCTGCCCAGAGCGGCGCCATGCCGAAACACACCAGACCCAGAGCGAGAACCGCCATAGCGGTCGGTGCGACCACAAGCGTAGACCGCACTTTTCCGGTGAGACGTGATGCAAACAAGGCATTGCCCGCCAGCCCAGCCAGCCCCATCAGCAATAGGATGGTCGATAGAGCGGGAACACTGGCCCGCGTCACGGTCTCGAGAAACGGACGCACGTAGGTGAACAGGGTGAATTGCCCCATGAAGAGAAAGGCGACAGCGATCATGCCGTTTTTGGCCTGCGGCAGGGAAAGAATGCCAATCGCGGATTTCGACTTTTTGGCGTTTTGTTCGGGCAAACGCGGCAAACGCAACCCCTGCCAGATGATGGTAACGGCGGCACAGGGCACGACCAAAAAGAACGCGCCACGCCAGCCGACATACTGCCCCAGAAAGCTCCCAAGTGGCGCGGCAATGGTTGTTGCGAGCGCATTGCCCCCATTCAGGAGTGACAAGGCTTTCGGGACGTCCTTTTGTGGCACCAGTCGCATAACCGTCGCTGCCGACATCGACCAGAAGCCGCCAATCACTATGCCAAGACACGCACGACCGGCCATCAAAACTGTATAGTTGGGAGCCAGTGTAACGAGAAGGCCTGCCACCGCCATCAGAAGCGTCAAGGCCAGCAAGACAGACTTGCGGTCCACGCCGCGCGTCAGCGTTGAAATAGAGAGGCTGGTGATGACCGCAAACAGGCCGGAAATCGCAATGGCCTGCCCTGCCGCCCCTTCAGTCAGATGTAGGTCGCGGGCTAATGGACTAAGCAGGCTGACAGGCATGAACTCGGACGCAATCAACGTGCCGACACACAGAGTCATCGCCCAAACGCCACTCCAGTGCGCCTTGTCGGAGGGGTTATCACGCGTCTCGGCATCGGATGGCGTCAGATCAAACATGCTTCCTCCTCAGAGCGGCAAGGAATGCACCGCCTAAGAAGAATAGCCATCAGAGCCCTGGTCCATAACCCATAGGTCATTTCATGAGGCGATGAACACGGCTCACCGCGCACGACTACAGTCCGAGAGGCTTCACCTCACGGATAAGGTCAATCAGCAAACGCAAACCATTGGGAAGATGGCGGCGTCCGGAATAGTAGATGTGGAAACCCTCGCCAGTGGGAGACCAATCGTGAAGAACGGTCTTGAGACGTCCGTCTTCGATGAATGGCCTTACGCAAGGTTCAGGAAGATAGGCGAGTGCAGTTCCGCCAAGGGCCAGCGCAATGGCAAACTGAGTGTCATCTATCGTTACCGCCCCCGGAACGTCGAGGGAGATCGCCTCACCGGCCTGCTCGAACTCCCAGCGGTAAAGGGTATCATCACCCAGTCTTACCCGAAGGCACCGGTGGGCTTTCAGATCCTGCGGATGTTGCGGCACACCGTACGTGTTTAGGTACTCGGGTGATCCAACAATGCGCCAGCCTATGTCTGCCGACAGACGCCGGGCGATCATGTCTTCCGGGACAGTGCCCCCGTAGCGGATGCCCGCGTCGAAGCCCTCACCAATAACGTCGAGCATGTGATTGGAAACCGAGACATCGACCTCGACATCTGGGTAGAGATCGACAAAAACAGGCAAGACGGGCGCCAGTAGCAGGGACGCGGCATGTTCAAGGACATTCAGCCGGATACGCCCGGCAGGGGCTGCCCGGAAGCGATTGAGGGAATCAACGGCACCGCTGATCTCCGCGAAGGGACCGTTGAGAGCATTATATAGCTCTTCGCCGGCTGCGGTCAGGGTAACACTGCGGTTTGTGCGGTTGAGCAGTCTCACGCCGAGCCTGGCCTCAAGCCCTTTCAACGCATGGCTGAGCGCCGAGGCGCTGACGCCCTGCTCAAGACCGGCTCGCCGGAAGTTGCGGTGCCGGGCGATCGCCAGAAAGTGACTAAAGTCGGCAAGGTCAGAGCGGTTTACAGGCATGACGAGACTATGTCGGCTCTCTTATCTCTGCGCAACGGTATTGAACCAAGCTCACCGACCCGGATCAGTTCATAGACTGTTCCCACTCGCCTCGGGTATCGAGATTGGCACTGGCGGCCAATATCTCCAGTCGAGCCATCTCCTCAGGTGTGAGTTGAAGCTTTGAGGCTTTGGCGGCGTCCTCTACGTGCGAAGCTCTGGTGACGCCGATGATAGGAAGGGTGTGTTTAGCGATAGCCCAGGCGATGGCGACCTGTGCCACTGACGCAGCGTGCCCCTGCCCTATTTGATGCAGAGCCGAAATCAGAGGTTCCAACTGCGGTAGGATGGGATTGTACCTGTCGCCGCGGCCACTGCCGGCAGGCATCGGGGTCGCTGCCGTGTATCGCCCCGTCAGGGCCCCCTGTTCCAGCACCATGTAGGCGAAGAACGCAATGTCATTATTCTGGCAATAATCCAAAATCCCTGCCTTCTCCGAAGAACGGTAGAGAAGACTGTAATGGTTTTGTACCGCCGACAGGCGGACACCATGTTTCGCCAGCGTTTCATTAACCCGCTGAATGTCTTGCAGATTATGATTAGAGACACCGAGATGTTTCACCTTGCCTCTTTTCAAAAGCGGCACGAAATACTCGGTCCAGGTGTTCACCGCCGTCGGGTTATGGATCCAGTAATAGTCCACATAATCCGTCCCAAGTCGCGCAAGGCTTTGATCCAGCATGTCGGCGACGGGATTGTCGCCGCCCCCCGCCAACTGGGGTGTAAACTTAGTAGACAGGAGGTACTGGTGGCGAGGGTACGCACGCAGGCACTCCCCTAGCAGGGTTTCTGAGGAACCCATGCCGTAAACGGCCGCCGTGTCCCAAAGCGTCAGGCCCGCGGCCATGGCAGCGTTAAACACCACGCGGAGGCCTTGCGGATCGAGGTGGTTTCCGAAAACCTGATCCCCGCCCGCGAATCCAGCCCCCCAGGACCATGTGCCGAGCGCAATTTTAGGGGTGGTCATATCCGATACTCCTGAAACAGACAAAAGGGAGGTGCGATGATCAAGCGCCGGCATCTTGCGCATCAAATACAGATTTCGCCGCCTCGGCCGCCTGAATGGCGTAACCCCAGCCCCCATAGAAGGCGGTATGCGCCAGCATCTCACCCACTTCGGTGCGCGTCACGCCCTGCGTCAGGGCGCGGGTCAGATAGACCGGGAAAAACGCCGACTGCCCCAATGCCGCCAATAGGGCCACGGTCGCCAGTGCGCGATCTCTGGGTTCCAGAGCCGGACGGTGCCACAGATTGGCGTACAAAAGGTCATTGGTGAAATGCTGCAAAGCCTCTGAGGCGGGTGCTATATGGGCCGCAATATAGGCCGCGCGCAAGGCGTCATCTGGCACAGCGACCTCGGTCGGCAGGCGTGCCTCTTCCACCGTTGGCAGGTCTTCAACGGCAACGCCGCGTTCATCAAAAATGCCCTTCAGCACCCCCGCCGCGGCAAAAGCATTTGGCCAGCCGGCGTAAAAGGCCGTGTGCGTGACCAACTCGGAAAACTCCGCCGACGTCACACCGCTATCAAGGGCTTTGTTGAAGTAATAGGGATAGGCGTTCTGAGCGTTACGCGCCATTAGCGTTACGACCGTTGCGATGGCCCGATCGCGTGCGGACAGGCCGGGTCGGTGCCAGAGTTCATCGACGATCCTATCCTGTGTAA
Coding sequences:
- a CDS encoding cyclophilin-like fold protein; translation: MKRKEDIKRRTLLTALAGATSFASSSLATDRRRPDKIVFAFNGQMISVTLIDNPTSRALMKLLPLSLTIEDYAHNEKIIRLPQRLPTTGNVPFAQEAPGDLCYFAPWGNLAFFYAAYEYSSGLTRIGKIDGNIAPLLNKGTYKLTIR
- a CDS encoding carboxymuconolactone decarboxylase family protein; protein product: MTNPNPEDTAPLFNMLRGAAPVLVPFTQDRIVDELWHRPGLSARDRAIATVVTLMARNAQNAYPYYFNKALDSGVTSAEFSELVTHTAFYAGWPNAFAAAGVLKGIFDERGVAVEDLPTVEEARLPTEVAVPDDALRAAYIAAHIAPASEALQHFTNDLLYANLWHRPALEPRDRALATVALLAALGQSAFFPVYLTRALTQGVTRTEVGEMLAHTAFYGGWGYAIQAAEAAKSVFDAQDAGA
- a CDS encoding (R)-mandelonitrile lyase, coding for MTSEHSKSSGAVQVIRRAGSQPSQPGPADYFTGQVRIDPLFPAQSGSNVSAALVTFEPGARTAWHTHPMGQNLVILTGAGWTQCEGGPRVEIYAGDVVSCPCGKRHWHGATATTAMSHVAIQEACDGTPVTWMEKVTDAEYLALPSED
- a CDS encoding LysR family transcriptional regulator, which translates into the protein MPVNRSDLADFSHFLAIARHRNFRRAGLEQGVSASALSHALKGLEARLGVRLLNRTNRSVTLTAAGEELYNALNGPFAEISGAVDSLNRFRAAPAGRIRLNVLEHAASLLLAPVLPVFVDLYPDVEVDVSVSNHMLDVIGEGFDAGIRYGGTVPEDMIARRLSADIGWRIVGSPEYLNTYGVPQHPQDLKAHRCLRVRLGDDTLYRWEFEQAGEAISLDVPGAVTIDDTQFAIALALGGTALAYLPEPCVRPFIEDGRLKTVLHDWSPTGEGFHIYYSGRRHLPNGLRLLIDLIREVKPLGL
- a CDS encoding aldo/keto reductase; the encoded protein is MTTPKIALGTWSWGAGFAGGDQVFGNHLDPQGLRVVFNAAMAAGLTLWDTAAVYGMGSSETLLGECLRAYPRHQYLLSTKFTPQLAGGGDNPVADMLDQSLARLGTDYVDYYWIHNPTAVNTWTEYFVPLLKRGKVKHLGVSNHNLQDIQRVNETLAKHGVRLSAVQNHYSLLYRSSEKAGILDYCQNNDIAFFAYMVLEQGALTGRYTAATPMPAGSGRGDRYNPILPQLEPLISALHQIGQGHAASVAQVAIAWAIAKHTLPIIGVTRASHVEDAAKASKLQLTPEEMARLEILAASANLDTRGEWEQSMN
- a CDS encoding MFS transporter, coding for MFDLTPSDAETRDNPSDKAHWSGVWAMTLCVGTLIASEFMPVSLLSPLARDLHLTEGAAGQAIAISGLFAVITSLSISTLTRGVDRKSVLLALTLLMAVAGLLVTLAPNYTVLMAGRACLGIVIGGFWSMSAATVMRLVPQKDVPKALSLLNGGNALATTIAAPLGSFLGQYVGWRGAFFLVVPCAAVTIIWQGLRLPRLPEQNAKKSKSAIGILSLPQAKNGMIAVAFLFMGQFTLFTYVRPFLETVTRASVPALSTILLLMGLAGLAGNALFASRLTGKVRSTLVVAPTAMAVLALGLVCFGMAPLWAALMLIIWGLISTILPVAWWSWLSQAFPKDAEPAGGLMVAVIQLAITLGASVGGVIYDHLGYGWTFTVAAAFLLLSPVVFLLRVQRAPVRA